Proteins co-encoded in one Mycolicibacterium aromaticivorans JS19b1 = JCM 16368 genomic window:
- the mobF gene encoding MobF family relaxase produces the protein MLTIAPLKLWSIEYYNRTARQAGQAAKDAAAANGGLGEYYCEHDTRAPVWMVAGDAHTAAELVGLTDEQRAGGLADLDVVARWMDAGIAPNGARGRRFAEGDNHGFDLTFCAPKSVSLLRAFGDDVVAKAVLDAHNAGVKEALEYIHQHAGYTRVHNNVTGKKDLQRLPGLVAAAYQHETSRAGDPHLHTHVNVPNKQARFDGKLASLDSDSLWHEAKPGGIIYQATTRRVLTQSIGAEWGPTDPHTGMAELIGVDPEKIKAYSRRSTQLRDWADNKLELIDGQPTQGQLAVAQKATRPAKPEGLSWAQLQQEWRHDPRGFWFDVEANRAARKQRQAAPATFDRQRIVEIAASIDKPVFTRADLVEIIGAQLPIEVDGDDRSPREQIEAAVDEIAIRVTDTRQAHHREGHVRYTIDLVLAEEWDILNKVDARDERAVIRVTDADADGLSADQRRAITNIAASPWLVQPLAAPAGAGKTHSLKALHAAANRGGRTVIVLAPQGRAVDIAKEECAGDEAYTVDTALLKLRNGRMTLDHRTIVVVDEAGLFGNNQLRELLTYSTPAGAKTLLVGDAHQLSPVRKRGGMFEQLCDDLPWSQRLSEVWRMRDPDERTASLALASGGPNPLRRAINWYRDHDRLRSGDEVTMAADALADYRADVAAGKDALLIPDRWELCDALNKQIHHDRVAPDAPTVTGARGHRIGVGDIVVTRNNTTDITVWAAADDRGQVDTTTRASQVRNGQRWLVEAVDTRDQQPRIQARRLSDNAIAVLGADYLRQYVHHGYAVTLQSAQGDTADTSYPIVSNRTDRNTLYMGMTRGREMNRVFIYDKIAGEGDHEHANPVPGVHQARRGDPQEAAALVRAITGRDNRPQTVHQVAADTDRDQLPERVARFTDKRDRDIASRRAAYRTWADQQASERAQQNRWLHDYLDRTRAQAHTRERGSDTGYDIGL, from the coding sequence ATGCTGACGATTGCACCGCTGAAGCTGTGGTCGATCGAGTACTACAACCGCACGGCGCGCCAGGCCGGGCAGGCGGCCAAAGACGCCGCGGCGGCCAACGGCGGGTTGGGTGAGTACTACTGCGAACATGACACCCGGGCGCCGGTGTGGATGGTGGCCGGGGACGCGCACACCGCGGCCGAATTGGTGGGTTTGACCGATGAGCAGCGCGCCGGTGGGCTGGCCGATTTGGATGTCGTGGCGCGCTGGATGGACGCGGGAATCGCGCCCAACGGGGCGCGCGGCCGGCGCTTCGCCGAGGGCGACAACCACGGGTTCGACTTGACGTTCTGCGCGCCCAAGAGTGTCAGTTTGTTGCGGGCTTTCGGCGATGACGTGGTGGCTAAAGCGGTCCTGGACGCGCACAACGCCGGGGTGAAAGAGGCCCTCGAATACATCCATCAGCACGCCGGGTACACCCGCGTGCACAACAACGTCACCGGCAAGAAAGACCTCCAACGGCTACCCGGTCTGGTGGCCGCGGCCTACCAACACGAGACGTCACGTGCGGGTGATCCGCACCTGCATACCCACGTCAACGTGCCCAACAAGCAAGCCCGTTTTGACGGCAAACTCGCCTCCCTCGACAGCGATTCGCTGTGGCATGAAGCCAAGCCCGGCGGAATCATTTATCAGGCCACGACGCGGCGGGTCCTGACGCAATCGATCGGCGCGGAATGGGGGCCGACCGACCCGCACACCGGGATGGCCGAGCTGATCGGCGTCGACCCCGAGAAGATCAAGGCGTACTCCCGGCGTAGCACCCAGTTGCGGGACTGGGCCGACAACAAACTCGAACTTATTGATGGGCAACCCACCCAGGGGCAGCTGGCGGTCGCGCAGAAAGCGACCCGGCCGGCCAAACCCGAAGGGCTGTCCTGGGCGCAACTGCAGCAGGAGTGGCGCCATGATCCGCGCGGGTTTTGGTTCGACGTCGAGGCCAATCGGGCTGCCCGCAAGCAGCGCCAGGCAGCCCCGGCGACCTTCGATCGGCAGCGCATCGTCGAGATCGCCGCCAGTATCGACAAGCCTGTGTTCACCCGCGCCGATCTGGTGGAAATCATCGGTGCGCAACTGCCGATCGAGGTCGACGGCGACGACCGCTCCCCGCGCGAACAGATCGAAGCAGCTGTCGACGAGATCGCCATCCGAGTCACCGACACGCGTCAAGCCCATCACCGCGAAGGGCACGTCCGCTACACCATCGACCTGGTGCTTGCCGAGGAGTGGGACATCCTCAACAAGGTCGACGCCCGCGATGAACGCGCCGTCATCCGCGTCACCGACGCCGACGCCGACGGACTGTCGGCCGATCAACGACGCGCCATCACCAACATCGCCGCATCACCGTGGCTGGTGCAGCCCTTGGCCGCACCAGCCGGCGCCGGCAAGACCCATTCGCTCAAAGCGTTGCACGCAGCAGCCAACCGGGGCGGGCGCACCGTCATCGTGTTGGCACCCCAAGGCCGAGCCGTCGACATCGCGAAAGAGGAATGCGCCGGCGACGAGGCCTACACCGTCGACACCGCGTTGCTCAAGCTCCGCAACGGGCGGATGACGCTGGATCACCGCACCATCGTGGTGGTCGACGAGGCCGGTCTCTTCGGCAACAACCAGCTGCGCGAACTGCTGACCTACTCCACCCCTGCCGGCGCGAAAACTCTGCTCGTCGGCGACGCTCATCAGCTGTCCCCGGTGCGTAAACGCGGCGGCATGTTCGAACAACTCTGCGACGATCTGCCCTGGTCGCAACGCCTTTCCGAGGTCTGGCGGATGCGCGACCCCGACGAACGGACCGCCTCGCTGGCACTGGCCAGCGGCGGCCCGAACCCGCTGCGTCGCGCCATCAACTGGTATCGCGACCACGACCGGCTGCGCAGCGGCGATGAAGTCACCATGGCCGCCGACGCCCTGGCCGACTACCGCGCCGACGTCGCCGCCGGCAAAGACGCACTGCTGATCCCCGATCGGTGGGAGCTGTGCGACGCGTTGAACAAACAAATCCACCACGATCGCGTCGCACCGGATGCCCCGACCGTCACCGGGGCCCGTGGCCACCGCATCGGCGTCGGGGACATCGTGGTCACCCGCAACAACACCACCGACATCACCGTCTGGGCCGCCGCTGATGACCGCGGGCAGGTCGACACCACCACCCGCGCCTCCCAAGTCCGCAACGGGCAACGCTGGCTCGTCGAGGCCGTCGACACCCGCGACCAACAACCGCGCATCCAGGCCCGACGCCTCAGCGACAACGCGATTGCCGTGCTAGGCGCCGATTACCTGCGCCAGTACGTCCACCACGGCTACGCCGTGACCCTGCAATCGGCCCAAGGTGACACCGCCGACACCTCCTACCCCATCGTCAGTAACCGCACCGACCGCAACACCCTCTACATGGGCATGACCCGCGGCCGCGAGATGAACCGCGTCTTCATCTACGACAAGATCGCCGGGGAAGGCGACCACGAACACGCCAACCCAGTCCCCGGCGTCCACCAGGCCCGCCGCGGCGACCCCCAAGAAGCCGCCGCCCTCGTCCGGGCCATCACCGGCCGCGACAACCGGCCCCAAACCGTGCACCAAGTCGCCGCCGACACCGACCGTGACCAACTCCCCGAGCGGGTCGCCCGCTTCACCGATAAACGGGATCGCGACATCGCATCCCGCCGCGCCGCCTACCGCACCTGGGCCGACCAGCAAGCCAGCGAGCGGGCCCAGCAGAACCGCTGGCTCCACGACTACCTCGACCGCACCCGCGCCCAGGCGCACACCCGCGAACGCGGGAGCGACACCGGCTACGACATCGGACTGTAG